A genomic stretch from Sphingobacterium sp. ML3W includes:
- a CDS encoding YegP family protein, whose amino-acid sequence MGKFVVKTRKDGEFQFNLKAGNGQVILDSEGYKTKANCLNGIESVKRNAQDNDKFERKISTNGKHYFNLKATNGQVIGTSEMYESASGMENGIESVKSNAPDATIEDLDWQIKMICIIKRK is encoded by the coding sequence ATGGGAAAATTTGTAGTGAAAACAAGAAAAGATGGCGAATTCCAGTTTAATTTAAAAGCTGGAAATGGTCAGGTTATTTTGGACAGTGAAGGGTATAAAACAAAGGCGAACTGTTTAAATGGTATTGAATCTGTAAAACGGAATGCGCAGGATAACGATAAGTTCGAAAGAAAGATTTCAACGAATGGAAAACATTATTTCAACCTGAAAGCGACCAACGGCCAAGTTATCGGAACAAGCGAAATGTATGAAAGTGCGAGTGGAATGGAAAACGGTATTGAATCTGTAAAATCAAACGCACCAGATGCAACGATCGAAGATCTTGATTGGCAAATAAAAATGATTTGTATAATCAAGCGCAAGTAA
- a CDS encoding nuclear transport factor 2 family protein yields MEQKHPLPPFTLETAKQKIQMAEDAWNSQNPERVSMAYTIDSEWRNRHLFINGREEIVQFLTTKWTNELDYKLKKEYWSHTENRIAVRFEYEYRNKDGRWFRAYGNENWEFDENGLMRKRYASINDLEIAEGDRYL; encoded by the coding sequence ATGGAACAGAAACATCCATTGCCACCTTTTACATTGGAAACGGCAAAACAAAAGATCCAGATGGCTGAAGATGCATGGAACTCCCAGAACCCTGAACGGGTGTCCATGGCTTATACAATAGACAGCGAATGGCGAAATCGGCATCTATTTATCAATGGGAGGGAAGAGATTGTCCAGTTTCTAACGACAAAATGGACGAATGAACTTGATTATAAATTGAAAAAAGAGTATTGGTCTCATACCGAAAATAGAATTGCTGTCCGATTTGAGTATGAATACAGAAACAAAGATGGAAGATGGTTTAGAGCCTATGGAAATGAGAACTGGGAGTTTGATGAAAATGGTCTGATGAGAAAACGGTACGCGAGTATTAATGATTTAGAAATAGCAGAGGGGGATCGGTATTTGTAA
- a CDS encoding TetR/AcrR family transcriptional regulator yields MDNPRERVLNTASLLFHQQGYNSTGINQIISEAKVAKASFYQHFKSKDDLCIAFLTSRHTFWFSELSAYTPDSVSHKQSILAAFDFIIHMNNKENFRGCSFLNILSELSKNQSAILSVIQSHKNDLRNFFTQILGEGLLATHIYLLFESAIIESQLFRSNELVLKSKEIVNHII; encoded by the coding sequence ATGGATAACCCAAGAGAGAGAGTTTTAAATACAGCCTCCTTATTATTCCATCAACAGGGATATAACAGCACAGGGATAAATCAGATCATAAGTGAGGCAAAGGTTGCCAAAGCTAGTTTTTATCAGCATTTTAAATCCAAAGATGATCTTTGCATCGCTTTTTTGACCTCCAGACATACCTTTTGGTTTTCGGAGCTCAGCGCATATACACCGGACTCAGTCAGCCATAAACAATCCATATTGGCTGCATTTGATTTTATTATTCATATGAATAATAAAGAGAATTTTAGAGGTTGTAGTTTCCTAAATATTCTTTCTGAGCTCTCAAAAAATCAAAGTGCAATTCTTTCTGTCATACAGTCTCACAAAAATGATCTGAGGAATTTTTTCACACAAATACTAGGTGAGGGCTTATTGGCTACGCATATCTATCTATTGTTTGAAAGCGCTATTATTGAAAGTCAGCTTTTTAGATCAAATGAACTTGTTCTGAAATCAAAAGAAATTGTTAATCATATTATTTAA
- a CDS encoding hydrolase, with protein sequence MTSFPIRDQKKDHLITPENAVLVIIDYQPVQVNSIASMDRQLLINNIVGLAKMAKLYNLPIILSTVNVKTGLNFETIPQLRKELKGIPSYDRTTINAWEDVEFLKAVKETKRSKLIMTALWTEACLSFPSLDALQEGFEVYPVVDAVGGTSIVAHDAALRRIEQAGGQPVSVAQLFCELQRDWARADTAHGFMNLFIETGGTAGIQFSYDKAE encoded by the coding sequence ATGACAAGTTTTCCAATTCGTGATCAAAAGAAGGATCATTTGATCACTCCAGAAAATGCGGTTCTAGTCATTATTGATTATCAGCCAGTACAGGTTAATTCGATTGCCTCTATGGATAGGCAACTCCTTATCAACAATATTGTTGGGTTGGCCAAGATGGCAAAGCTCTATAATCTTCCTATCATCCTTTCTACTGTCAATGTGAAAACTGGTTTGAACTTTGAAACAATTCCCCAATTACGGAAGGAGCTTAAAGGAATACCTTCCTATGATCGAACAACAATAAATGCTTGGGAAGATGTAGAATTTTTAAAGGCTGTTAAAGAAACAAAACGGTCTAAACTCATTATGACTGCCTTATGGACTGAAGCCTGCCTTTCTTTCCCTTCTTTGGATGCACTACAAGAAGGATTTGAAGTTTATCCAGTCGTTGATGCTGTCGGGGGTACTTCTATAGTAGCACATGATGCCGCATTGCGCAGAATTGAACAAGCCGGAGGTCAGCCGGTTAGTGTTGCACAACTTTTCTGTGAATTACAACGAGATTGGGCGAGAGCGGATACTGCCCATGGCTTTATGAATCTTTTTATAGAAACTGGCGGAACTGCAGGTATTCAATTTTCTTACGACAAAGCTGAATAA
- a CDS encoding molybdopterin cofactor-binding domain-containing protein: protein MKVEKTTIDRRSFLKAALLAGGGMILQFSWPGAITAAAENSPAESEHFTLNSYIKIHPDGKVTLFNPNPEFGQNVKTSLPMILAEELDVSWDLVQVEQADFFPERFERQFTGGSQSIRRAWPVLRTAGATARQMLILAAAQHWAVSADEITTDAGTLYHKKSNRKLSYGELASAAALIPLPKNVKLKAIADFKIIGSSKHNVEIDNIVTGKPLFTSDYKKEGMLIAMIVHPSSFGREITTIDDKAVRQMPGIKDVFIMEPLLKDYKKNGFDVFTYEHVAVIVGNTTWEVMQAKKKLILQLSGPTGNAQNGKPDFLESTARHYADMDHYSTGPAEVKRRDGNPESAFKNAARIIERTYTAPFLVHNTMEPVSCFADVGADHAELYAPIQAPEFITTTLSARLGLPKEKIKINLARMGGGFGLRAYGHHVVEAAVISQKIKAPVKLMYTREDEATYGIYRPSYSATYRAALDENNQLIGFHIKAGGIPETPLHENRFPAGAIDNYLAEAWAIPSAITIGAFRAPRSNFIASAEQSFLDELAFEMKKDPLDFRLELLKRAKEKPVGQRNDYDADRYAGVIQLLKDKTAILARPAGTGRGMAAYYCHNTYAAAMVDIGMKNNEPYVKQALATLDCGIVINKDAAVNMAEGALIDGIGNALYGEQLFMDGVPLKSNFNTYRMIRMNEAPEKIEVHFVENQDNPTGMGEPLFPPTFAAVANALFDHTGKRYYKQPFVKQYLDGNRNSVI, encoded by the coding sequence ATGAAAGTAGAGAAAACAACAATAGATAGGAGATCTTTTTTGAAGGCCGCTTTGTTGGCTGGAGGTGGAATGATTTTGCAGTTTAGCTGGCCTGGGGCGATTACGGCAGCTGCTGAAAACAGTCCGGCCGAATCGGAACACTTTACATTAAACAGTTATATTAAGATCCATCCGGATGGGAAAGTGACACTTTTTAATCCCAATCCAGAGTTTGGGCAAAACGTCAAAACTTCGTTGCCGATGATTTTGGCAGAAGAATTAGACGTCAGTTGGGACCTTGTGCAGGTTGAACAAGCGGACTTTTTCCCGGAACGCTTTGAACGTCAGTTTACTGGAGGCAGCCAATCCATCCGTAGAGCATGGCCCGTGTTGCGTACTGCTGGAGCTACCGCACGACAAATGCTGATCCTTGCTGCCGCACAACACTGGGCTGTTTCAGCTGATGAAATAACGACTGATGCGGGCACCCTGTATCATAAAAAAAGCAACCGCAAGCTGTCCTATGGCGAACTTGCTTCTGCGGCTGCCCTGATACCGCTGCCAAAAAATGTGAAACTTAAAGCGATTGCCGATTTCAAAATTATTGGTTCATCCAAACACAATGTTGAAATCGACAATATTGTGACCGGGAAACCATTATTTACAAGCGATTATAAAAAAGAGGGGATGCTAATCGCTATGATTGTCCATCCTTCAAGTTTCGGCAGAGAAATTACAACCATAGATGATAAAGCCGTTCGTCAAATGCCGGGAATAAAAGATGTATTTATCATGGAGCCTTTGCTCAAGGATTATAAGAAAAACGGATTCGATGTATTTACTTATGAGCATGTCGCTGTCATCGTTGGAAACACTACTTGGGAGGTAATGCAGGCGAAGAAAAAATTGATCTTGCAACTGAGCGGCCCGACAGGCAATGCGCAAAATGGAAAACCTGATTTTTTGGAAAGCACAGCGCGACATTATGCAGATATGGACCATTATTCCACAGGACCAGCGGAGGTGAAACGTCGAGATGGTAATCCTGAGTCGGCTTTTAAAAACGCTGCACGCATTATTGAACGTACCTATACAGCGCCTTTCCTAGTACACAATACGATGGAACCGGTAAGCTGTTTTGCTGATGTTGGGGCAGATCATGCTGAATTATATGCCCCCATACAAGCACCCGAATTTATTACCACAACCTTGTCTGCTCGACTGGGCTTACCAAAAGAGAAAATAAAAATTAATCTAGCCCGAATGGGTGGTGGTTTTGGATTACGGGCCTACGGACACCATGTGGTCGAGGCCGCAGTTATTTCCCAAAAGATTAAAGCTCCGGTCAAGTTGATGTATACACGCGAGGATGAGGCGACCTATGGCATTTACCGGCCAAGTTACAGCGCGACCTATAGGGCTGCGTTAGATGAAAACAATCAATTAATTGGTTTTCATATCAAAGCGGGTGGTATCCCCGAAACTCCACTGCACGAAAATAGATTTCCAGCTGGAGCGATAGACAATTACCTTGCTGAAGCCTGGGCGATACCTTCAGCGATTACAATAGGAGCTTTTCGCGCACCACGATCCAACTTTATCGCCAGTGCTGAACAGTCATTTTTGGATGAACTGGCCTTTGAAATGAAGAAGGACCCCTTAGATTTCAGGTTGGAATTGCTCAAACGGGCAAAAGAAAAACCTGTCGGACAGCGCAATGACTATGATGCTGACCGCTATGCAGGCGTAATCCAATTGTTAAAGGACAAAACAGCAATCTTAGCAAGGCCAGCTGGAACTGGAAGAGGGATGGCGGCTTATTATTGCCATAATACCTATGCTGCTGCAATGGTAGATATAGGCATGAAGAATAATGAACCCTATGTCAAACAAGCCCTTGCCACCCTAGACTGTGGTATTGTCATTAATAAAGACGCTGCCGTTAATATGGCTGAGGGCGCACTCATTGATGGGATAGGTAACGCTTTATATGGCGAACAACTATTTATGGATGGGGTACCATTGAAAAGTAATTTCAATACCTATCGGATGATCCGCATGAATGAGGCTCCAGAAAAAATCGAAGTACATTTTGTGGAAAACCAGGATAACCCAACGGGTATGGGGGAACCCCTGTTTCCACCGACATTTGCCGCTGTAGCAAATGCCTTATTTGACCATACGGGAAAAAGATATTACAAACAGCCTTTTGTAAAACAATATTTGGATGGGAACAGAAATTCTGTAATTTAA
- a CDS encoding (2Fe-2S)-binding protein, with protein MNSIRINKKKYTVDVDSEMPLLWFLRDHVGLTGTKYGCGVAQCGACVVHLDGEAVRSCVTKMKRAIGKEVITIEGLSEHGDHPLQLAWKDVDVPQCGYCHAGQIMSAAVLLRERPDPTDQDIDDAMTGNICRCGTYSRIRKAIHHAAELQKQKG; from the coding sequence ATGAACAGCATACGAATCAATAAAAAGAAATATACGGTAGACGTAGATAGCGAAATGCCTTTATTGTGGTTCCTAAGAGATCATGTGGGATTGACAGGTACAAAATATGGTTGCGGAGTTGCACAATGTGGTGCCTGTGTCGTTCACCTCGATGGGGAAGCTGTACGTTCTTGTGTGACTAAGATGAAACGTGCAATAGGTAAAGAAGTCATCACTATTGAAGGCTTGTCAGAACATGGTGACCACCCGTTGCAACTTGCATGGAAAGATGTTGATGTACCACAATGTGGTTATTGCCATGCCGGACAGATTATGTCTGCCGCCGTACTGCTACGCGAACGTCCAGATCCTACAGACCAAGATATCGACGATGCAATGACCGGAAATATCTGTCGTTGCGGGACTTATTCACGTATTCGTAAAGCTATTCATCATGCTGCGGAACTCCAGAAACAAAAAGGCTAA
- a CDS encoding NTP transferase domain-containing protein, with protein sequence MVSNDTISPKLNGLVLIGGRSQRMGSPKEKIQWHGKEQRYYLLDLLQPYCETVYISCRVEQAREMADSLELEQSYKLLPDNYPNIGPIGGILTALDLLPEQAWLVLACDLPLIDSAAIAYLIQHRDPLKIATAFTNPQDMLPEPLFAIWEPSSYPILKQQIAQNRLSPRQVLIQQQVALIDSADARMLINVNTVAEVSRVKAIIADKPQGL encoded by the coding sequence ATGGTTTCCAATGATACTATATCCCCTAAATTAAATGGCCTTGTACTTATAGGCGGCAGAAGTCAGCGTATGGGAAGCCCGAAAGAAAAGATCCAATGGCATGGTAAGGAACAACGCTATTATCTGCTCGATCTGCTGCAGCCTTACTGTGAAACTGTTTATATTTCCTGTCGTGTGGAACAAGCTAGAGAGATGGCAGATAGTCTTGAATTGGAGCAAAGCTATAAGCTGCTGCCCGATAACTACCCGAATATTGGCCCTATAGGTGGTATACTAACGGCATTGGATCTGCTGCCTGAGCAGGCTTGGCTCGTTCTTGCTTGTGATTTACCACTAATAGACAGCGCAGCTATCGCTTATTTGATCCAACACCGCGATCCACTAAAAATTGCGACAGCATTCACCAATCCACAAGATATGCTCCCCGAACCCTTATTTGCTATTTGGGAGCCGAGCAGCTACCCTATCCTCAAACAACAGATCGCTCAAAATAGACTATCCCCACGCCAGGTATTGATCCAGCAGCAGGTCGCGCTGATTGATTCTGCTGATGCTAGAATGCTTATCAACGTTAATACCGTTGCCGAGGTCAGCAGGGTGAAAGCGATTATTGCGGACAAACCTCAGGGCCTTTGA
- a CDS encoding FdhF/YdeP family oxidoreductase encodes MEDNNKKQKLEQEIKAEPQAENPYKLLDIKLTPVEKSAAGIPAVLAAFADLIEEKTLVRGTKALFKMNQVGGFDCPSCAWPDPDDERSPVGEYCENGAKALAEEATTKRVTPEFFKNNSIYDLSQLSDYEIGKMGRLTDPMYLAPGGTHYEPISWEAAFQKIAAQLHTLTSPHEAAFYTSGRTSNEASFLYQLFAKEFGTNNMPDCSNMCHETSGSALRPTIGIGKGTVTLADFYESELIVIIGHNPGTNAPRMMSALEKAKKNGTKIIAINPLPEAGLIGFHNPQQINGIIGKGVSLADLYLPVKINGDMALLKALELIILDLEHKNPGKVLHTDFIKSKTTGYETFREQFDTSRYDLEHLSQQSGVALADIQQAAEMMAFKDKIIFCWGMGLTQQPNGVDMIREILNILLLKGSIGIKGGGVCPVRGHSNVQGNRTMLIDEKPTNEQLDRLQRYFGFEPPREHGYDVVRAIKAMHAEKIKFLFCMGGNFLSATPDTTFTAHALRKLNLLVCVSTKLNRGHLIHGKEALILPTYGRSDKDIVNGEVQIVSTENSMGVVQSSKGVLDAVSKNLINETQIVCRMAMATLGNRSVVDWQRYHDSYDAVRDAIENCIPGFENYNVRVRQKDGFYLPNEARDSQFFAQQLGGLAPFTRTEIPENHLEEDEYMMATTRTHDQFNTTIYGLDDRYRGIKNERRVIFMNQKDIAKAGFKAGDKVDLYNYDDGIERVAPLFLIVSYAIPEKNTVTYFPETNVLVSVNNVVKESNMPASKYVKIKIKKHDSEVYKKVDEMLYRGALQRP; translated from the coding sequence ATGGAAGATAACAACAAAAAGCAAAAACTGGAACAAGAAATTAAGGCTGAGCCACAGGCGGAAAATCCCTATAAGCTCCTCGACATCAAGTTGACACCCGTGGAAAAATCAGCAGCGGGTATCCCGGCAGTATTAGCAGCCTTTGCAGATCTTATTGAAGAAAAGACACTCGTTCGAGGAACCAAAGCGCTATTCAAAATGAATCAGGTTGGGGGATTTGACTGCCCTAGCTGCGCCTGGCCTGATCCAGACGATGAGCGTTCCCCTGTAGGTGAATACTGCGAAAACGGCGCAAAAGCCCTAGCAGAAGAAGCAACCACAAAAAGGGTGACTCCGGAGTTCTTTAAAAATAATTCGATCTATGATCTTTCGCAACTCAGCGACTATGAGATTGGCAAAATGGGGCGCCTGACAGATCCGATGTATCTAGCCCCCGGCGGAACGCATTATGAACCAATCAGCTGGGAGGCTGCTTTTCAAAAAATTGCAGCACAACTTCATACATTGACATCCCCGCATGAAGCCGCTTTTTATACCTCAGGCCGTACTAGCAATGAGGCTTCTTTTCTCTATCAGTTATTTGCCAAAGAATTTGGTACCAATAATATGCCCGATTGTTCCAACATGTGCCATGAAACTTCGGGTTCGGCATTGCGTCCTACAATAGGCATAGGAAAGGGAACTGTCACACTTGCTGACTTTTATGAAAGTGAATTGATTGTTATCATTGGCCATAATCCAGGTACTAACGCCCCACGTATGATGAGTGCGCTAGAAAAGGCAAAAAAAAATGGCACCAAAATTATTGCCATTAACCCTTTGCCGGAAGCAGGTTTGATTGGATTCCATAACCCACAACAGATCAATGGAATCATCGGTAAGGGCGTAAGTTTGGCTGATCTCTACTTACCTGTGAAGATCAATGGTGATATGGCTCTCTTAAAAGCACTGGAGCTTATTATACTGGACCTGGAGCATAAAAACCCAGGGAAAGTACTTCATACCGACTTTATCAAAAGTAAAACAACGGGTTATGAAACCTTTCGAGAACAATTTGATACTTCCAGATACGATCTTGAACACCTAAGCCAACAGAGTGGAGTTGCTCTAGCTGATATCCAGCAAGCTGCTGAAATGATGGCCTTTAAGGACAAAATTATTTTCTGCTGGGGGATGGGTTTGACGCAGCAACCCAATGGCGTGGACATGATCCGCGAGATCCTGAATATCTTGCTGCTAAAAGGGAGCATCGGTATTAAAGGGGGTGGTGTCTGTCCAGTCCGTGGCCACAGTAATGTACAAGGCAACCGTACCATGCTTATTGACGAGAAACCTACGAATGAACAGTTGGACAGGTTGCAGCGGTATTTTGGATTTGAACCACCACGCGAACATGGCTACGACGTGGTGCGTGCCATTAAAGCCATGCATGCTGAAAAGATTAAATTTCTGTTCTGTATGGGTGGAAATTTTCTGTCAGCGACGCCTGACACAACATTTACAGCGCATGCATTGCGCAAGCTTAACCTATTGGTCTGCGTGTCTACAAAATTAAACCGTGGCCATCTGATTCATGGCAAAGAAGCACTGATTTTGCCTACTTATGGTCGTAGTGACAAGGATATTGTCAATGGGGAGGTACAGATCGTCAGTACCGAGAATTCCATGGGCGTGGTACAGTCCTCGAAAGGTGTGCTGGATGCAGTATCTAAAAATCTGATCAATGAAACACAGATTGTATGCCGTATGGCGATGGCTACATTGGGCAATCGGTCTGTGGTCGACTGGCAGCGTTATCACGATAGTTATGATGCGGTGCGTGATGCAATTGAAAACTGTATCCCCGGTTTTGAAAACTATAATGTCAGGGTACGGCAGAAAGACGGCTTCTATTTACCCAATGAAGCTCGGGATTCGCAGTTTTTTGCACAGCAACTTGGTGGTTTAGCCCCCTTTACACGAACCGAAATACCTGAAAACCACCTGGAGGAAGACGAATATATGATGGCGACAACACGTACGCATGATCAATTTAATACCACCATCTATGGACTGGACGATCGCTATCGGGGTATCAAAAATGAGCGGCGTGTGATTTTTATGAACCAAAAGGATATAGCCAAAGCAGGTTTTAAAGCTGGAGACAAAGTGGATCTCTATAACTATGATGATGGGATAGAACGCGTAGCACCTTTATTTTTGATTGTATCCTATGCAATTCCTGAAAAGAATACAGTCACCTATTTCCCCGAAACAAATGTGCTGGTATCGGTCAACAATGTGGTAAAGGAAAGCAATATGCCGGCTTCCAAATATGTGAAGATCAAGATCAAAAAACATGATTCTGAGGTGTATAAAAAAGTGGATGAAATGCTTTACCGCGGTGCGCTTCAAAGGCCCTGA
- the fdhD gene encoding formate dehydrogenase accessory sulfurtransferase FdhD: MKSKALQHHTSIKHIDLVKVTNRSQEWITDCISVEEPLEIQIRTTVDGSAANKNISVTMRTPGNDAELATGFLFTEGLISEASQIKSVDHVDVLCTRNSHNIIVVELSNGVAPETTALDRNFYTTSSCGVCGKGSIAAIKTVSIFRDLVPECRVLSCDMLYALPDRLHAAQGNFSATGGIHAAGLFDLQGQLIALREDVGRHNALDKLIGHALMADLLPLQRQLLLLSGRASFELVQKAAMAGISIIAAIGAPSSLAIELAKEFDITLLGFLRDHRFNIYHLGNNIEIEGLIV; this comes from the coding sequence ATGAAATCCAAGGCATTACAACATCACACATCAATAAAACACATTGACCTCGTTAAAGTAACTAATCGTTCGCAGGAATGGATAACGGATTGCATTTCGGTTGAGGAACCTTTGGAAATTCAGATACGAACAACAGTTGACGGGAGTGCAGCCAATAAAAACATCTCCGTCACCATGCGTACTCCGGGCAATGATGCTGAGCTCGCAACTGGATTTCTCTTTACTGAAGGCCTTATTTCTGAAGCCAGTCAGATCAAATCGGTGGATCATGTAGATGTGCTATGTACAAGAAATAGCCATAATATTATTGTTGTTGAACTAAGCAATGGGGTTGCACCAGAAACAACCGCCCTGGATAGGAATTTTTACACGACCTCCAGTTGTGGCGTCTGCGGAAAAGGTTCGATCGCAGCAATTAAAACCGTTAGCATTTTTAGAGACCTTGTTCCCGAATGTCGCGTTTTGAGCTGCGATATGCTCTATGCTTTACCTGATCGACTTCACGCTGCGCAGGGTAATTTCTCAGCAACCGGTGGTATACACGCCGCGGGGCTATTTGATCTCCAAGGACAGCTTATCGCGCTACGCGAGGATGTAGGCCGCCATAATGCACTCGATAAGCTCATTGGCCACGCACTAATGGCTGATTTATTACCACTACAGCGACAATTACTACTGCTGAGTGGCCGCGCTAGTTTTGAGCTTGTGCAGAAAGCTGCTATGGCAGGCATCTCCATCATTGCAGCAATCGGTGCCCCTTCAAGCCTGGCGATAGAATTGGCCAAAGAATTTGACATTACCTTATTGGGCTTTTTGCGAGATCACAGATTCAATATTTATCACCTTGGAAACAATATTGAGATTGAAGGGTTAATCGTATGA